A single region of the Cynocephalus volans isolate mCynVol1 chromosome 12, mCynVol1.pri, whole genome shotgun sequence genome encodes:
- the ENDOU gene encoding uridylate-specific endoribonuclease isoform X1: MRACVPLIVALLCGLAWAGKMESCASRCNEKFNRDAACQCDRRCPRHGDCCEDYEHLCIEDPKETELEEEMEEAPASNLYSAPTSCQGRCHEAFDRHHPCHCNDRCREFGNCCKDFESLCSNHEGFSYSSDAITKEELQSISEKIYRADINKAQKEDIILNSQNCISPSETGDQVDRCPEPLFTYVNEKLFSKPTYAAFINLLNNYQRATGHGEHFSAQQLAEQDTFLGEIMRTAVMKELYSFLHHQNRYSSEQEFVDDLKNVWFGLYSRSSEERDSSGFEHVFSGEVKKGKVTGFHNWIRFYLQEKEGLVDYYSHIYDGPWDSYPDVLAMQFNWDGYYKEVGSAFIGSSPEFEFALYSLCFIARPGKVCQLSLGGHPLAIQTYPWDNSTYGNGKKYIATAYVISSTQ; encoded by the exons ATGAGAGCCTGTGTCCCCCTGATAGTGGCTCTTCTCTGCGGCCTGGCCTGGGCTGGTAA AATGGAATCATGTGCATCTCGCTGTAACGAGAAATTTAACCGGGATGCTGCCTGCCAGTGTGACCGCCGGTGTCCCCGGCATGGAGACTGCTGTGAAGACTATGAACATCTGTGTATTG AGGACCCCAAAGagacagagctggaggaagagatGGAAGAGGCCCCAGCCAGCA ACTTGTACTCGGCCCCCACCTCCTGCCAGGGCCGCTGCCATGAAGCCTTCGACAGGCACCACCCATGCCACTGCAATGACCGCTGCCGAGAGTTTGGGAACTGCTGCAAGGATTTCGAGAGCCTGTGTAGCAACCACG AGGGCTTCTCCTATAGCAGTGATGCCATAACCAAAGAGGAACTTCAGAGCATCTCTGAGAAGATCTACAGGGCAGACATCAACAAGGCCCAGAAGGAAGACAtcattctcaatagccaaaacTGCATCTCCCCCTCAGAGACCGGAGACCAAGTGGATCGCTGCCCAGAGCC GCTCTTCACCTATGTCAATGAGAAGCTGTTCTCCAAGCCCACCTATGCAGCCTTCATCAACCTCCTCAACAATTATCAGCGGGCGACAGGCCACGGGGAGCACTTCAGCGCCCAGCAGCTGGCCGAGCAGGACACCTTCCTCGGAGAGATCATGAGGACGGCAGTCATGAAGGAACTCTACAGCTTCCTCCATCACCAGA ACCGTTACAGCTCAGAACAAGAGTTCGTTGATGACTTGAAGAACGTGTGGTTTGGGCTCTATTCAAGAAGCAGTGAAGAGAGAGACTCGAGTGGATTCGAACATGTCTTCTCAG GTGAAGTAAAAAAAGGCAAGGTCACCGGCTTCCACAACTGGATCCGCTTCTACCTGCAGGAGAAGGAGGGCCTGGTGGACTATTACAGTCACATCTACGATGGGCCT TGGGACTCCTACCCCGACGTGCTGGCGATGCAGTTCAACTGGGACGGCTACTACAAGGAAGTGGGCTCGGCTTTCATCGGCAGCAGCCCTGAGTTTGAGTTTGCTCTCTACTCCCTGTGCTTCATTGCCAGGCCTGGCAAAGT GTGCCAGTTAAGCCTGGGTGGACATCCCTTGGCTATCCAGACCTATCCTTGGGACAATTCCACGTACGGAAATGGCAAGAAGTACATCGCCACAGCCTACGTGATATCTTCCACCCAATAG
- the ENDOU gene encoding uridylate-specific endoribonuclease isoform X3, giving the protein MRACVPLIVALLCGLAWADLYSAPTSCQGRCHEAFDRHHPCHCNDRCREFGNCCKDFESLCSNHEGFSYSSDAITKEELQSISEKIYRADINKAQKEDIILNSQNCISPSETGDQVDRCPEPLFTYVNEKLFSKPTYAAFINLLNNYQRATGHGEHFSAQQLAEQDTFLGEIMRTAVMKELYSFLHHQNRYSSEQEFVDDLKNVWFGLYSRSSEERDSSGFEHVFSGEVKKGKVTGFHNWIRFYLQEKEGLVDYYSHIYDGPWDSYPDVLAMQFNWDGYYKEVGSAFIGSSPEFEFALYSLCFIARPGKVCQLSLGGHPLAIQTYPWDNSTYGNGKKYIATAYVISSTQ; this is encoded by the exons ATGAGAGCCTGTGTCCCCCTGATAGTGGCTCTTCTCTGCGGCCTGGCCTGGGCTG ACTTGTACTCGGCCCCCACCTCCTGCCAGGGCCGCTGCCATGAAGCCTTCGACAGGCACCACCCATGCCACTGCAATGACCGCTGCCGAGAGTTTGGGAACTGCTGCAAGGATTTCGAGAGCCTGTGTAGCAACCACG AGGGCTTCTCCTATAGCAGTGATGCCATAACCAAAGAGGAACTTCAGAGCATCTCTGAGAAGATCTACAGGGCAGACATCAACAAGGCCCAGAAGGAAGACAtcattctcaatagccaaaacTGCATCTCCCCCTCAGAGACCGGAGACCAAGTGGATCGCTGCCCAGAGCC GCTCTTCACCTATGTCAATGAGAAGCTGTTCTCCAAGCCCACCTATGCAGCCTTCATCAACCTCCTCAACAATTATCAGCGGGCGACAGGCCACGGGGAGCACTTCAGCGCCCAGCAGCTGGCCGAGCAGGACACCTTCCTCGGAGAGATCATGAGGACGGCAGTCATGAAGGAACTCTACAGCTTCCTCCATCACCAGA ACCGTTACAGCTCAGAACAAGAGTTCGTTGATGACTTGAAGAACGTGTGGTTTGGGCTCTATTCAAGAAGCAGTGAAGAGAGAGACTCGAGTGGATTCGAACATGTCTTCTCAG GTGAAGTAAAAAAAGGCAAGGTCACCGGCTTCCACAACTGGATCCGCTTCTACCTGCAGGAGAAGGAGGGCCTGGTGGACTATTACAGTCACATCTACGATGGGCCT TGGGACTCCTACCCCGACGTGCTGGCGATGCAGTTCAACTGGGACGGCTACTACAAGGAAGTGGGCTCGGCTTTCATCGGCAGCAGCCCTGAGTTTGAGTTTGCTCTCTACTCCCTGTGCTTCATTGCCAGGCCTGGCAAAGT GTGCCAGTTAAGCCTGGGTGGACATCCCTTGGCTATCCAGACCTATCCTTGGGACAATTCCACGTACGGAAATGGCAAGAAGTACATCGCCACAGCCTACGTGATATCTTCCACCCAATAG
- the ENDOU gene encoding uridylate-specific endoribonuclease isoform X2, with translation MRACVPLIVALLCGLAWAEDPKETELEEEMEEAPASNLYSAPTSCQGRCHEAFDRHHPCHCNDRCREFGNCCKDFESLCSNHEGFSYSSDAITKEELQSISEKIYRADINKAQKEDIILNSQNCISPSETGDQVDRCPEPLFTYVNEKLFSKPTYAAFINLLNNYQRATGHGEHFSAQQLAEQDTFLGEIMRTAVMKELYSFLHHQNRYSSEQEFVDDLKNVWFGLYSRSSEERDSSGFEHVFSGEVKKGKVTGFHNWIRFYLQEKEGLVDYYSHIYDGPWDSYPDVLAMQFNWDGYYKEVGSAFIGSSPEFEFALYSLCFIARPGKVCQLSLGGHPLAIQTYPWDNSTYGNGKKYIATAYVISSTQ, from the exons ATGAGAGCCTGTGTCCCCCTGATAGTGGCTCTTCTCTGCGGCCTGGCCTGGGCTG AGGACCCCAAAGagacagagctggaggaagagatGGAAGAGGCCCCAGCCAGCA ACTTGTACTCGGCCCCCACCTCCTGCCAGGGCCGCTGCCATGAAGCCTTCGACAGGCACCACCCATGCCACTGCAATGACCGCTGCCGAGAGTTTGGGAACTGCTGCAAGGATTTCGAGAGCCTGTGTAGCAACCACG AGGGCTTCTCCTATAGCAGTGATGCCATAACCAAAGAGGAACTTCAGAGCATCTCTGAGAAGATCTACAGGGCAGACATCAACAAGGCCCAGAAGGAAGACAtcattctcaatagccaaaacTGCATCTCCCCCTCAGAGACCGGAGACCAAGTGGATCGCTGCCCAGAGCC GCTCTTCACCTATGTCAATGAGAAGCTGTTCTCCAAGCCCACCTATGCAGCCTTCATCAACCTCCTCAACAATTATCAGCGGGCGACAGGCCACGGGGAGCACTTCAGCGCCCAGCAGCTGGCCGAGCAGGACACCTTCCTCGGAGAGATCATGAGGACGGCAGTCATGAAGGAACTCTACAGCTTCCTCCATCACCAGA ACCGTTACAGCTCAGAACAAGAGTTCGTTGATGACTTGAAGAACGTGTGGTTTGGGCTCTATTCAAGAAGCAGTGAAGAGAGAGACTCGAGTGGATTCGAACATGTCTTCTCAG GTGAAGTAAAAAAAGGCAAGGTCACCGGCTTCCACAACTGGATCCGCTTCTACCTGCAGGAGAAGGAGGGCCTGGTGGACTATTACAGTCACATCTACGATGGGCCT TGGGACTCCTACCCCGACGTGCTGGCGATGCAGTTCAACTGGGACGGCTACTACAAGGAAGTGGGCTCGGCTTTCATCGGCAGCAGCCCTGAGTTTGAGTTTGCTCTCTACTCCCTGTGCTTCATTGCCAGGCCTGGCAAAGT GTGCCAGTTAAGCCTGGGTGGACATCCCTTGGCTATCCAGACCTATCCTTGGGACAATTCCACGTACGGAAATGGCAAGAAGTACATCGCCACAGCCTACGTGATATCTTCCACCCAATAG